A region of the Streptomyces durocortorensis genome:
GGCCCGGTCCGCAGCGCCGCGCTCCCCCTCGGCTTCAACCGGCATCCGCTGTACGCGCGGGGGCTGCTGCTCGTCGGTGACTCAGGCGGAATGGTCAGCCCCTGGAACGGTGAGGGCATCGCCCAGGCCATGGAGGCGGGCGAGGTCGCCGCCGAGAGCGCGGCGCTGGCCCTGGCCCATCCCGAGGGCCCGCGCCGCGAACAGGTGCTGCGCGGCTACCCGGTGGAGATGAACCGCCGCTGGGGCCGCTACTACCGGCTGGGCAACACCGCCGCCGACCTGGTCTTCAGCCGGTCGGGCTTCCAGCCGGTGCTCAACCGGTACGTCATGGGCTCGCCGTTTCTCCTCAACACACTGGCCCGGCTGCTCACCAACCTCACGGACACGCCCTCGCGCGATGTCGTCGACCATCTGCTCAACACCGCGTTCCGCCTGGTCCCGTCCCCGAAGCCGGGCGCTCGCGGCAGCGGCGCGCGTTCACGCTGACGGGCCCGGCCCCTTCCTCCCCCCTCGGGGCACGGCGTGCGCCCTCGATCGGCCCTCGCGGCACGACGCGGAACGGGCGGTCGCGCGCGGCCCATGCCCCGGCCCCCCGGAATCGTGTCCGGGCGGCTCAGGAGAGGAGCCCGGCGAAGTACTCCCGGTCCCGTACGTCCTCGGGTCGCACGGCGTCGTATCCGTGCAGCGGCCACAGCGGGCGTCCGTCGATCCACGGCACGAGCAAGGGGCGCTCCGCGTCGTCCGGCAGGGCGCCCGTCCGGCCGCCGTCCGCCGTCGGCGTGCCGTCGACGTCCCCGTACAGCTCCGCGACGCCGGTGGGGGCGGGCAGGCCACGCCACGGCTTGCGTGACGTGCCCGGCGGGAATACCTCCAGGGAGCTTTCCGCCTGCGCCTCCGGGCCGCCGTCCAGCGGGAAGAAGATCAGGACCAACGTGTCGTCGTGGCTGCGCAGCAGGGCGTACCGCTTGCGTACGGGTCCGGGGTGGCGGGCCGCACGGACCAGTCCGCGGACGTTCGGTATCCCGTGGCGCAGGGCGCGGTAGCCCAGCCGTACGGCATTGCAGGCCGCGAGGCCGCCGACCAGCAGGAGTGCCGGTTCGTCCAGCCACCACCACAAGGCGGTCGCGGCCAGCGAAAGGGCCAGGGAGCGCAGGGTGTCGAGCGTCGCCGAGAGCGCCAGCAGCGGCCCGATCCGCCACCAGGGCCTCTCCCGGGCTCCGGGTGGGAGGGGCGGCAGTGGTTCCGTGACGTCCGGGGCCCGGCGCTCGGCCGCCGCGGACATCACCGCGCAGGAGAGGTCGGGGCCCTGTTCCGCCGGGGCGCCTTTGACCAGGGACACACGAGGGCGCGGCGGCGTCACGAGGGAGGCGTGGGCCGGGCGGTGCGCGAAGGAACGGCGGTCCCGCATCCGGCGTACGACGCGGATGGCGCCGCCGATCAGGGAGCCGAGGATCAGCAGCACGCCCGCCAGGAACACCACGTCGTTCACCTCGTTGGCCGGGGTGCCCTCCCAGTCGGCGTTGTACAGGTCGCCCTTCCACGGGCCGTAGGACACCACCCAGCCGACCTCCCAGTCGTGCAGGATCGGGGCCCGGTCGGGATCGCAGCTGAACGGGCCCTCCCGCCGCTCGCCGCTCCAGGGGTCGGCCCAGCGCACGGTGCAGTCGCCGTCGGCCGACTCGCTGATCACGGTCAGCTCGGCCTTCGGGTCGTCCATGGCCGCCAGGGACGCGGCGATGCCCAGCCCCAGGACCGCACAGCCCACGAGCAGGACCCAGCGCCAGCACGGCCGCCGGCGTGGCACCGCCGCCGGGGCCCTGAGCTCGGCTGTACCCGGCCCCGCCTGCGGCCGCTGTCCGGGGATCCGCTCAGGGTCGGGGCGGCCGTCGATGCCCGTCTCCCGCGCCCACGCGATGAGCCGGCTCCCCTTGGCACCGGTCTCCGGGCGGGCCCAGAACAGGCCTTCCCCGCCGGGCCGTGACACGACACCGCCGCGCACCGGGTCGCCGCACCACCACAGGATGCCGTCCCACCCGGTTTCGGCGAGGCGGGCGTTGGCCTGCGCGACGACGGCGCCGAGGCACACGAGGTCACCGGTGCGGGGGTCGCGGAGCACCAGGCGCGGTGCGCCGGTCATGGCCGAGATCGTCGACCGGGCGACGCAGGCCGTCCAGGGGGCCGCGGACAGCCGCCCTTGCATGCGGCGGGCGTTGAAGACGAGGACCAGGCCGACGAGGAGAGCGATGAGGCCCGCCACGGACAGCCACGCCGCGAGCGGCATGGCCCAGCCCGGACGGGCTCCGCCGCTCCCCGCCAGGAGGACCGCCGCCGGACCGGCCACGAGAGCCCCGCCCCCGGCAGCACACCATGTGCCCGCCCGTCTCCGGTAGCGGGCGACGGCTCTCGCGGTGGCCGGGAGAGCGATCGCCGTCCCCTCCCGCTCCTTCGTGGAACTCACGCGCGCCCTGCCTCTCCACCGGCCCGCCGACAGGCCTGAACTGCTGATATGACCGCTGATAGGACCGCCAGTATCGCCTCCGCCCGGTGGGAGGCGGACAGCGGTGCCCGCAGACCGACCCGGATCAGTCGGTACGAGTACGGGACGCGGGTGCGAGTGCGGTGGCCGTGTGCTCCACCGGGGCCGCCGCCAGGGCTCGTTCGAGGTCGTCCAGGGCCCGGCGGGCCGCGGCGACGCGTTCGCGCAGCACGATGGCGTCGGCGTTGGGCAGGGGTGCGTCGGCCGGGGCGGGGCGGGCGGGCTCCGGTGATTCCGCCGGCTCCTCCATCGAACGGGCCTCGTCGAGCGAGGTGATGACGACCCCGATCAGGACGTTGACCAGGACGAAAGAGGCGAACAGGACGTACGAGGCGTAGTAGAGGATGCTCCACCGGGAGATCTCCAGGCCCGCGCGCACCGCGTCGCCCAGTCCGTCCAGGGTCATCAGCAGGAACAGGGTGAGGATCGCGCGGCCCAGGGAGCCGAAGTGTTCCGGGTCGCTGTCGGAGAAGCAGATCCAGCCGACCATGGCGTAGAGGTAGAGCAGCAGACCGCCGACGAGCAGGAAGCTGACGGTGCCGGGAAGGCTTCTGCCGACCGCGACCAGGACGACGCGCAGCTGGGGCAGGAAGCGTGCCGCACGCAGCACCCGGGCGAGGCGCAGGAGGCGCAGCACGGTGCCGTTCTCGCGGAGGAACGGCAGGAAGGCGAAGAGGACGACGGTGAGGTCGAAGAGGTTCCACGGGTCGCGGAAGAAGGCCGCGGGCCGTTCGGCGTGGGCTCCCGCGCGTAACAGGATCTCCACGGTGAACGCGGCGAGGAAGCTGTACTCGACCGTGCGCAGGGCCAGATGCCACCGCTCGGCCAGTCCGGAGTACGTCTCGACGCCGAGGACCGCCGCGTTCGCGAGGATGAGGCAGAAGACCAGGGCGGCGAACCAGCGGGCTTCCGTGATCTCCCTGCACCGCCCGGCGACCGCCCGCCGCCGGCGCGGGGTATGCGCCGCTGGGTCCGTCATCCTGCTTCCCTGGTCGTCCGCGGCCACCGAACACGACTGGCCTGAAAGGAGGTTGCTCCGGGCAGCCTGATCATGGAACCCGCGAACGGATACTCTACAGGCCTGTAGATTGCCTACCGACGCAGATCGCACGAGAGAAAGCAGCAGCCATGTTGGGGTTCGGTGAGCTCACCCTTCTTCTTCTCGTGATCGTGGTGGTCCTGAGCATCAAAAGGCTGCCGGACCTGATGCGTTCGGCCGGCAAGGCCGCGCGCATCCTCAAGAGCGAGAAGCGGGCCCTCAAGGACCAGGACGCCCCGCACACCGACCCGCAGAGCGTCCCGCAGGCCGGGGCGGCGCCCGGTGGGGCGGCCCCGGACGACGACGCCCGGCCGTCCCCTCGCGTGATCCGCGGGGAGGCGACCGAGCGCAAGGACCTGTAGCCGCTCGCGGCCCTGGGGGTCCCTCAGGCGGCCGTCGGCGGGTGCAGCAGGCGGGCGAGGAGATCGTCCAGGCTGACCAGTCCGGTAAGCCTGCCCTCCGCGTCGCGGACCACGGCGATCGTGGCGCGCCGATCGCGCAGCTGCTCCACGGCGTGGGCGGCGGTCTCCTCCGGTGCCAGCTCCGGGACCGGGCGGGCCAGGTCGCGGGCGAGGACGGCCCGGCCGCCGGCGCGGGCGACCAGGGCGTCGCGGGCGTGCACTGATCCGAGGATCCGTTCCCCGTCCCGTACCAGCAGGCGGGTGCGGTCGGCCTCGGCCGCGGTGGCCAGGATCCGGTCGAGTCCGGCGTCCGCGGGGACGGTCGCGATCCGTTCGGCGGGGATCTGGAGGGTGGACACCGGGGCCTGCGGCTCGGTCAGGGACCGGGTCATCAGCCCGGAGTCGCCCTTGCTGATCAGGCCGAGCCGCTCGGACTCCTCGATGAGGTGGGTGAGCTGGTCCCGGTTGTGCACCGAGGTGAGTTCGTCGCGCGGGGTCACCTTGCAGAGCCGTACCAGGGCGTTGCTGATCGCGTTCAGCAGCCGGATCAGCGGGCGTACGGCGTTGACCAGCGCGCGGAAGGGCGGGCTCAGGAGCATCGCGGAGCGCTCCGGGTGGGCGATGGCCCAGGACTTGGGTGCCATTTCGCCGACGACCATGTGCAGGAAGACGACGACCATCATCGCCAGCGCGAAGGCGATGCCGTAGCTGAGGGCGGCGGGCAGTCCGAGCCGCTCCAGCAGCGGGTCCAGCTCGTGCGAGATCGCGGGCTTGGACACGGAGCCGAGGCCCAGGGTGCAGATGGTGATGCCGAGCTGGGCACCCGCGAGCATCAGGGACAGCTCGCGCATTCCGGCGAGCGCCGCCTTCGCCCCGCGCTGCCCCCGGGCGGCGGCCTGTTCCATGCGGTGGCGCTTGGAGGCGACCAGGGCGAACTCGGCGGCGACGAAGAATCCGCTGCCGATCAGCAGCAGGACGGTCACGAAGAGGGCCAGGGGGAAACTCATGCCTGCGGCTCCTGTTCGGTGCGTCCGGTGCCTTGGGTGCTTTCGATGCGGACGTACTCGGCGACGTGCCGGTCGAGCGTGCGGACCTCGATCCGGGCGGTGCCGGTGGTGAGCCGGTCCCCCACCGTCGGGAAGCGGCCGAGCCGGTCGATGATCAGTCCGGCCAGGGTGTCGTAGTCGTCGCTCTCCTGGGGCAGTTCGACGCCGGTGGCCTCCTGGATCTCGTCGGGGCGGCGCCCCGCGTCGACGATCCAGCCGGTCCCGTCGGCCACCGCGAGTTCGACGACGGTGTCGCTCTCGTCCGCGATGTCCCCGACGAGCTCCTCGGCGATGTCCTCGTAGGTGACGATCCCGGCGAGGCCGCCGTGCTCGTCCAGGACGACGGCGAACTCGTCGTCACGCTCCCGCATCTGCGCGACGGCCGCGGGGAGTCTCAGAAGCTCGGGCAGCAGGAGGGGGCGGCGTGCCAGGGTGCCCACGGTGGTGCGGCCGACGTCGGCGGTCGAGAGGCGCATCAACTCCCGTACGCCCAGGACTCCGGCGGGGTCGTCGGGGTGGTCCCCGAGCACGGGGTAGTTGGAGTGTCCGTGGCGGGCGATCAGCTCGACGGCCTCGGCGGCCATGGCGTCCCGGCGGACGAAGGCGACATCGGCGCGCGGGATCATCACCTCGCCGAGGGTGCGCTCGGAGAACTCCAGGGCGTGGTCGATCAGCTCGGCGGTCGCGGCGGGCAGCTGGCCCTGCTCGTGGGACTCGCCGATCAGATGGCCGAGCTCCTCCAGCGTGGCGCCGTGGTGGAGCTCCTCGACGGGTTCGATGCCGATCCGACGCAGCAGCCGGTTGGCGGCGCTGTCGAAGACGCGGATCACCGGGCCGACGGCTCGGAGGTAGATCAGGGTGGAGGCGGCCAGGGACTTCGCCATCCGCTCGGGGATGGCGAGGGCGAGGTTCTTCGGGGCGAGTTCGCCCAGGACCATCTGGATGACGGTCGCCACCACGAAGGAGAGCGCCACGGAGATGCCCGACACCACTCCGTCGGGCACACCTGTGCCGCTCAGGGCGGGCCGCAGCAGGGTGGAGACGGACGGTTCGGCGAGGAAGCCGACGATCAGCCCCGTGACGGTGATGCCCAGCTGCGCGCCGGACAGCATGAACGAGAGCCGTTCCAGGACGTTCACGGCGCGGGCGGCCCGCTTGTCACCCGCCGCGGCCTCCCGGGAGAGGGTGAGGCGGTCGGCGGAGACGTAGGCGAACTCCTGGGCGACGAAGTAGCCGGTCCCGGCGGTGAGGACGAAGACGGCCAGGAGGCCGAGCAGCGCGGCGGTCATCGGGCACTCGCCCCACAGGAGCGGTGGCCCACCCGGTCCGGGGCCGCGGTGGCGGACCGGGCGCGGTGGAAGTCAGGCCCCGAAGGGCGGAGGTCAGGCCCCGAAGGGCCCGGACTGGCATACAACGCATGGCTCCTGTCCGGCTGGGGGTCCAGCCAATGTATGGAGGGGCAGCGCCCGCTCCGCCGCTGCCGGTGCGTTTCCGGCGGCGCCCACGATGGGACTGCGGTCCACGAACTCTACAGCGGAGTAGACCGGAGATCGGGGCGGCCTCCGTGGCGAGAACCTTTCGGTGCCGGGCACGGCCGGGAACTGACCGGCCGCCCTCCGCGGTTGTGCTGTCGGCCCCGACCGGGGCCACCCGCCGTCAAGGCGGGGCGACATGCTCCCAGGAGGCAGCAGTGGCCCAGATCGACCTGGACAAGGTGCTCGACAAGGCTTACGCGGACAAGGACCTCAGCACGATTCTGGCGGCCCCGGTCTCGGCGCTGAAGGGCGTCTCGGACCGCGACGGCGAGCTGCTCCAGGAGGCGTTCAACGTCAAGACGGTGGCAGATCTGGCCAACCTGAAGTACGCCCGCTGGGCCCAGGCCCTCGCCGCGCTCGACGTCGGCCGGGCCTGACGGGCTCCGGTGCGGCCCACCGGGCTCCTCCGGCGGGCCGCACCGCGCCTCTCCCAAGGGCTGTCCCGCGATCCCTGGTGGATCAGCGCGCGGCGTCAGATGCGGCGCATCGCAAGGCGGAGGGACGCCCGCATACTGGATGTATGCGGACGTTGCGACAACGCGGCAAGGTGCCGTAGCTGTCGTTGCGCGCCCGCCAGGGATCGCGGGACAGCCCTTAGAGAGGTGTCGCCGCTTCCAGGACGAGGAACAGCGCCACGGCCGCGTTGAGCGCCGACAGTGCCGAGACGGTCGTCCCGGCCGCGGCGACGAACGCGGCGGCCCCGGCCGGGGTGAGGGCGGGCGGCCATCCCCGGTCCGGCGGCACGGGACCGAGTAGCGCGGCCACCCGGCGGGGCACCGGTCCCGTCGCGGCGAACGCGGCGAAGGCCGGGCGGCCGGGGGCCGGACGGGAGACGAGAGCCGCCTTGCCGACCGCGCGAGCGGTCAGCCTGCGGTCGCCCGTGACCCGGGCCGCCTCCTCGTCCGCCCAGCGCTCCGTGCTGTAGACCAGGGCCGCGATCAGGGGCCGCAGGAGGGGGTTGACGCATCCAGCCAGCCGGGTCGCGAGCAGCAGCCGGTGGTGACGCCCCGCCAGGTGGGCCTGCTCGTGGGCGAACAGCGCCCGGCGCTCCGCCGGCTCCAGGGAGGCGAGCATCGCGGTGGAGACCAGCACCCGACCCGGGGAACCGGGAAGCGCGTAGGCGTACGGCACGTCATCGGGGAGCACGGCGAGGTCGCCGCCCGGCAGACCTGCCAGCGCCCGGTGCGCCCGGGCCCGGAAGAGGTAGTGGCGGTGGACGGTGAAACCGCAGGACACGGCCACGGCGACGAGCGCGACGATGGCGGCCTTGCCCGCGAACGCGTCGTGGGGCACGGCGTCGCGGACCTCGTCGTCGGACCAGCCGTCGGGCAGCGGATTGCCGGGCAGCTGGGCCGTGCCGACGACCACCAGCAGCCCGAGGCAGACCAGGCTGCAAGAGGCGAGGATCACGGCGGCGGTGGCCAGCAGCCGCGCGGCCCTGCGGGGGTGGAGGTGCTGTTCGGCGAGCCGCGCGATCGGCAGGGCGGTCAGCGGGAGAACGAGAGGCAGGAAGACGAAGACACCCATCGTCAGCGCTCCGGCCGGTCCGTGGGCGCGTGGGGGTGGCCGGGACCGCTCTCGGCGAGCAGGGACCGCAGCAGCTCCTCGTCGTGGGAGGACAGGACGGAGACGAAGCTGGAGAGCACCGCGTCGCGGTCGCTCTGCTTGTCGAGCAGTCGGCGCATGCGCAGCGCGGCGAGGCCCGCCTCGTTCGCCACGGGCTGCCACAGGACGGGGCGTTTGGGCCCGGTGCGGGTGACCGCCTGCTTGGCGTGCAGCCGGGTGAGGATGGTGATGACCGTGCTGTACGACAGGCCGCCGCCGAGCCGTTCCAGCACCCAGGCCGCGTTCACCGGCTCGCTGGCCTCGCCCAGCACCGACAGCACCTGGGCCTCCAGCTCGCCCTGGCCCCGTCTGCGGACAGGCACTTCCCGCTCGCCACCGGCTCCTTCGGCTTCCACGGCCCGACCCCCTGTTTCCGTCCGGCCCGGTTCCGGCCGTTCACCGGCCGGGCATCGGGAAATCGTATCCAGCCACCGGGAGGAGCGGCCACCGGCCGGGAGCGGCGGGAATCGTCCGTCTTCCGGCACGGCAAATCTACAGTGCTGTAGATTTGACCACCCGTCACCGTACAAGGGAGAACATCATGGGCGTGAGTCTGGCCAAGGGCGGAAATGTCTCGCTGAGCAAGGAAGCCCCCGGTCTGACCGCGATCCTCGTCGGTCTCGGCTGGGACGTCCGCACCACGACCGGCACGGACTACGACCTGGACGCGAGCGCGCTGCTCTGCGACGAGGCCGGCAAGGTCCTGTCGAACGAGCACTTCATCTTCTACAACAACCTGAAGAGCCCCGACGGCTCGGTCGAGCACACCGGGGACAACCTCACCGGTGAGGGCGAGGGCGACGACGAGATCGTCAAGGTCGACCTCTCCGCGGTGCCCGCGACCGTCGCGAAGATCGTGTTCCCGGTCTCCATCCACGAGGCGGAGGGCCGCGGGCAGAGCTTCGGCCAGGTCCGCAACGCCTACATCCGCGTGGTGAACCAGGCGGGCGGCGCGGAGATCGCCCGCTACGACCTGAGCGAGGACGCCTCCACCGAGACCGCCATGGTCTTCGGCGAGCTGTACCGGCACGGCGCGGAGTGGAAGTTCCGTGCGGTCGGGCAGGGTTACGCCTCCGGGCTCAGCGGCATCGTCGCCGACTTCGGGGTCAGTCTCTGAGCCGCCGGGCTCCGGACACGCACACCACACGAAGTCCAGCAACACAGGCATCAGCACCAGGTACCGAAGGCGGAACCATGACGATCAACCTCACCAAGGGCCAGCAGGTCAGTCTCACCAAGTCCGGCGGCGGCGAACTCGGCGTCGTGCGGATGGGTCTGGGCTGGAAGTCCGCTCCCCGCAAGGGGTTCCTGGCCCGGCTGACCGCCCGCGACATCGATCTGGACGCCTCGGCGGTGCTCTTCGCGGGCGGTCAGCCGCAGGACGTGGTCTTCTTCCAGCACCTGACCAGCGATGACGGTTCGGTCCAGCACACCGGGGACAACCGGGTGGGCGGGGCGGGCGAGGGCGGCGACGACGAGTCCATCGTCGTCGACCTGCGGCGTGTGCCCGCCCATGTGGACCAGATCGTCTTCACGGTGAACTCGTTCACCGGCCAGACCTTCGAGGAGGTCGAGGCCGCCTTCTGCCGGCTGGTCGACGAGAGCAACGGGCAGGAGCTGGCCCGCTACACCCTGACCGGGGGCGGACGGCACACCGCGCAGATCATGGCCAAGGTCCAGCGGGCGGGCGCGGGCTGGCAGATGACCGCCATCGGAGCGGCGGCGGACGGGCGCACGTTCCAGGACCTCATGCCCGCGGTTGCACAGCACCTGTAGTTCCACCGGCTTCACCGCGCCGGCCCGGAGGGCAGCCACCGGGCCGGCGCACCGCTGTACAGCGACGTATCGATGTATCGACTGAGGGACAGTATGCGCAGGCCTTCCCGGTCCGGGGACTTCGAGGACGAGGACAGATCCGACTACACGAGCGCGCTCGACGAGGTCATCAACGGTCCCGAGATCCAGCGGCTGCTCGAACGGTCAGGAGTGCCCGTCGGCCGGCTTCGCACCCTGGCCCTGGAGGCCGCCCCACGCACGGCTGCCGCCGCGGACACCGAGTACCGCCGTTACGCGGTCCTGCGGCAGGAGGCCCTGGGCGCCCGGCACGGCGTCAGGGCGGCGCCGCTGTCCGGGCCGGGTGACCAGGAGCGGCCGGGGGCCGGGGTGCTGGCGGTGCTCGGGGTGCTGACGCCGGTGCTCGCCGCCGTCGCCGCGGCCACGTTCCTGCTCCTCGGTTACGCGCTGCGCTTCGCCGAGAGCCTGCCCGCGCTGTCCGGCACCCTCGTCGGCGTCGGCTGGATCAGCCTTTCGGTCGCGGCGGCCGCGTCCCTGATCAGCATCGTCGCCCTCTACCGCACGGCGGCGAGGCAGTCTGCGGACGGGCCGTCGGCCGCTCCCGTCCGGGCGGACGCCCTGGACCGTGCCCGCGAAGCCTGGCTGGACGCCCTGCGGGACAAGGGCATCCGGCCGTTCCTCGTCGGGAAGTTGACCGAGGCGGCCCCCTCCCCGTACCTCCCCGACACCCGCCGCTGACCAGTCGCGTCAGGAGACGGCGACCGCCACATCGGCGGGTGCTCCGCCACCCGGTGTGCGCGAGCTACGGCGGGCCGCCTCGACCAGGGCCGTCATGACCCGGGTGTCCTCGCCCATCTCCGGGTGCCACTGGACGCCGAGCACCAGGCTTTCGTGGCCGGGGAGCTCCAGGGCCTCCACCGTTCCGTCCGGGGCGTGGGCGGAGGGAGTCAGGCCCGCGCCCAGGCGGTCGACCGCCTGGTGGTGGTACGCGGGCACCACGGCCGTCTCCGGTACGGCGTCCGCGTACGCCGTACCGGGTACCGGGGTCACCGGGTGGCGGCCGAAGACGCCGGGGCCGCCGGTGTGGTCGTCGAGGTGCTGGTGCAGGGTGCCGCCGCGGGCGACGTTCAGCAGCTGCATACCGCGGCAGATGCCGAGCAGCGGGACCCGCTGCTCGATCGCGGCCCCGATCAGGGCCAGTTCCCAGGCGTCGCGTTCGCGGGCCGGGGGGCCGGTACGGGGGTCGGGGGCCGCACCGTAACGGGCCGGTTCGACGTCCGCGCCGCCCGCGATGACCAGTCCGTCCAGGGCCGCGACGGTCTCCCGGGCCGCGTCCGCCGCGTCATCGGGCGGGAGCAGGACCGCGAGGCCGCCCGCCGCCCGGACGAGGCGCGGATAAGCGGCGGGCAGCAGCACCGCGGGCATCTCCCACACACCCCAGCGGGCCGGGTCCTGGTAGGTGCTGATGCCGATGACGGGCCGGGACATGGAACGTACTCCTTCGGGTCGGGGGGATCGCGTCGACGGCCGCAAGGGTGCGGACGGGTTCAGTGGCGGGCGAGTTCCGCCTCGGCCGCCGCGAGGGCGGCGAACTCCTCCTCCGGGGCTCCGGCGACCAGGCGGTGGCGGCTGTAGAAGGCGAAGTAGGCGAGCGCCACCGCGTACACACCGAGCGCGATGAAGGCCGCGTCGCGGTCCACCAGGAAGGTCGCCACCAGCGCCGAGCATGCCAGAACGAAGGCGACCGAGGAGGTGCGGGCGCCGCCGGGGGTGCGGTAGGGGCGCGGCAGGTCCGGTTCGCGGCGGCGCAGCACGATATGGGAGAGGGCCATGAGGGCGTAGCTGATGGTGGCGCCGAAGACGGCGACGTTCAGCATCCGGCCGCCGTTGCCGCTCCAGGCGGCGAGCGTGAACCCGATGACTCCGGGGATCAGCAGCCCGAGGTAGGGGGACTTGCGGTGGTTGGTCAGGGAGAGGAAGCGGGGGAGGTAGCCCGCCCGGGAGAGGGCGAACAGCTGACGGGAGCCCGCGAAGATCAGGGAGAAGAAGGAGGCGACCAGGCCCGCGAGGCCCGCGTAGTTGACAAAGCGGCTCAGGACGGTCGGCTCGCCGCTGCCCTGGAGCGCGACCACCAGCGGGTTCCCGGCCTCCTTGATGGCGTTGGCGCCCTGGGCGCCGGTGGCGGAGACGAAGGTGATGAGGGCGAGGAAGACCAGCACGGCGAGCGAGATGGCCAGAGCCTTCGGCATCGAGCGGACCGGGTCCTTGGCCTCCTCGGCCGCGAGCGGCACGCCCTCCACGCCGAGGAAGAACCACATGCCGAAGGGGAAGGCGGCCCAGATGCCGAGGAGTCCGTACGGCAGCCACGAGGAGGAGCCGAAGGCGGAGGCGTCCGCCGGGATGTCGTTGAGGCGTCCCGCGTCGAACTCGGTGAACGCGCCGACGGCGAAGATGAGGAGGGCCGCCACCGCGATGGCGGTCACCACCAGGCTGAAGCGCAGTGCCTCGCCGACGCCCCAGAGGTGGATGCCGATGAAGATCGCGAAACAGGCGAGGTAGACGGGCCAGCCGGAGGTGAGCCCGAACAGGCCGAGCGACTCGACGTAGTCGCCGATGAAGAGGGAGATGGCGGCCGGGGCGAGGATGTACTCGATGAGGATGGCCGTGCCGGTGAGGAAGCCGCCCCAGGTGCCGAGCGCGCGCCGGGCGAATCCGTAACCGCCGCCCGCCGTGGGGAGGATGGCGGAGAGTTCGGCCAGGGCGAAGACGAGGCAGGCGTACATGACGCCCATGAGGAGTGTGGCGACGGCGAGTCCGCCGAAGCCTCCCTTGGAGAGGCCGATGTTCCAGCCGGAGAAGTCGCCGGAGACGACATAGGCGACGCCGAGCCCGGTCAGCAGCAGCCACCCGGCGCTGCCCCGGCGCAGGGTCCGGCGGTGGAGATACGCGGTGGTGCCGGAGGCGTCGG
Encoded here:
- the eat gene encoding ethanolamine permease; this translates as MAQETETPAGPPGDASTGTADASGTTAYLHRRTLRRGSAGWLLLTGLGVAYVVSGDFSGWNIGLSKGGFGGLAVATLLMGVMYACLVFALAELSAILPTAGGGYGFARRALGTWGGFLTGTAILIEYILAPAAISLFIGDYVESLGLFGLTSGWPVYLACFAIFIGIHLWGVGEALRFSLVVTAIAVAALLIFAVGAFTEFDAGRLNDIPADASAFGSSSWLPYGLLGIWAAFPFGMWFFLGVEGVPLAAEEAKDPVRSMPKALAISLAVLVFLALITFVSATGAQGANAIKEAGNPLVVALQGSGEPTVLSRFVNYAGLAGLVASFFSLIFAGSRQLFALSRAGYLPRFLSLTNHRKSPYLGLLIPGVIGFTLAAWSGNGGRMLNVAVFGATISYALMALSHIVLRRREPDLPRPYRTPGGARTSSVAFVLACSALVATFLVDRDAAFIALGVYAVALAYFAFYSRHRLVAGAPEEEFAALAAAEAELARH